The Ursus arctos isolate Adak ecotype North America unplaced genomic scaffold, UrsArc2.0 scaffold_28, whole genome shotgun sequence genome has a window encoding:
- the CTXND1 gene encoding LOW QUALITY PROTEIN: cortexin domain-containing 1 protein (The sequence of the model RefSeq protein was modified relative to this genomic sequence to represent the inferred CDS: inserted 1 base in 1 codon): MEEPTPEPVYVDVDKGLTLACFXLCLFLVVMIVRCARVIMDPYSAIPTSTWEEQHLDD; the protein is encoded by the exons ATGGAGGAGCCCACGCCGGAGCCCGTGTACGTGGATGTCGACAAAGGGCTGACCCTGGCCTGCT GTCTTTGCCTCTTCCTCGTGGTGATGATCGTTCGCTGCGCCAGGGTCATCATGGACCCTTACAGCGCCATCCCCACGTCCACCTGGGAGGAGCAGCACCTGGACGACTGA